The Coffea arabica cultivar ET-39 chromosome 8e, Coffea Arabica ET-39 HiFi, whole genome shotgun sequence genome window below encodes:
- the LOC113703500 gene encoding poly(A)-specific ribonuclease PARN-like isoform X2: protein MLLQRRLLCTQVPKRSIHPTHHQNSNLNNKKWAIKQVTKSNFAEALEEIKTHIFNSDFIAVSLQKTGAFSSPWQKVLPFDTAEVAYLKAKYAAERYQVLQFAVCPLSVKSSKIIAHPYNFHLFPRDELKMGMPSYSFFCQSSYLTAMAREGFDFNACIYDGISYLSRAQELAAKDRTGNPLPRSYMKPSQSPTVYSVADSMFVDRIKSRIKIWKSTCQDSEKKTEDDLISTLRKIVSGGEVFGSRPSLSIDICSERQVQLILEMLHEFTDLVPLLVPAKGGGSQAIRVVLTSSNEDKNVFEKELQLMEEEHNMQVRGFREVVDLISTSQKPVVAHNAINEFAFIHSKFIAPLPSTVDEFRSSLCSVFSHIVDVNHLMREIGPLNKVNNLPAAILYLKRRFTRPLHMEIPQHIDGDEVRVHGRDVLRISELFAKLCLILRIVPESPEADYSTSSSTLECYANVFNPCFISSSDLLDDDVNISTEKTRRISVANLVFLWGFRGMMSARKLKSLLKGSHEVFSGEIDVRLADRNCAIVVFWAPGFAERFLEVMNSGGTNCEPIKDMISEGLRAACYRTYKRVCELSIWEPSLADALEKALEEASDLPEANSEEELPAICWDNDELTNLDDL, encoded by the exons ATGTTGTTGCAGAGACGCCTTCTCTGCACCCAAGTTCCAAAACGTTCAATCCACCCAACCCACCATCAAAACTCTAATCTCAACAACAAGAAATGGgcgataaagcaagtaacaaaaTCCAACTTCGCAGAGGCGTTAGAGGAGATCAAAACCCACATCTTTAATTCTGATTTTATTGCTGTTTCTTTGCAAAAGACTGGTGCTTTTTCATCTCCTTGGCAAAAAGTTTTGCCCTTTGATACTGCTGAGGTTGCTTACCTTAAGGCTAAGTATGCAGCCGAGAGGTATCAGGTCCTTCAGTTTGCTGTTTGCCCTTTGTCTGTTAAATCTTCCAAGATTATTGCTCACCC GTACAATTTTCATTTGTTCCCCAGGGATGAGTTAAAAATGGGGATGCCTTCTTACAGCTTTTTCTGTCAATCATCGTACTTAACCGCTATGGCTCGAGAAGGTTTTGATTTTAATGCCTGCATATATGATG GCATATCATACTTATCGAGAGCTCAAGAATTAGCTGCAAAAGATAGGACTGGAAACCCATTGCCTAGAAGCTATATGAAACCGTCTCAATCTCCTACAGTATATTCTGTTGCTGATTCTATGTTTGTAGACAGGATTAAATCTCGAATTAAAATCTGGAAAAGTACATGTCAAGATTCAGAAAAGAAGACTGAAG ATGACTTGATTAGTACTTTGAGAAAAATAGTCTCAGGAGGTGAAGTGTTTGGCTCAAGACCAAGCTTGAGCATAGATATCTGCAGTGAACGTCAAGTGCAGCTTATACTGGAG ATGTTACATGAGTTTACTGATCTTGTGCCATTATTGGTTCCAGCAAAGGGAGGTGGTAGCCAGGCTATTCGGGTTGTTTTGACCAGTTCAAACGAGGACAAAAACGTTTTTGAG AAGGAACTACAACTCATGGAAGAGGAACATAATATGCAGGTTCGTGGGTTCAGGGAGGTTGTCGATTTGATTTCCACTTCTCAGAAGCCAGTCGTAGCCCATAATGCTATCAATG AATTTGCATTTATCCATTCAAAGTTCATAGCTCCATTGCCTTCAACAGTAGATGAATTTAGGAGTTCCTTGTGTTCAGTGTTTTCTCATATAGTTGATGTCAACCATCTTATGAGGGAAATTGGTCCTCTGAATAAAGTAAACAACCTACCTGCAGCAATTTTATATTTGAAAAGAAGGTTCACTAGGCCGCTACACATGGAGATTCCTCAACATA TTGATGGAGATGAAGTCAGGGTTCATGGGCGTGATGTTCTAAGGATAAGTGAGTTATTTGCCAAGCTCTGTTTAATATTGAGAATTGTTCCAGAATCTCCGGAAGCTGATTATTCCACTTCCTCCTCCACCCTTGAATGCTATGCAAATGTCTTCAATCCTTGCTTCATCAGTTCATCAGATCTTTTAGATGATGATGTAAACATTTCAACTGAAAAAACTAGAAGAATTAGTGTTGCAAATTTGGTGTTCTTGTGGGGATTTAGAGGTATGATGTCAGCTCGCAAGCTGAAGAGCCTGCTTAAAGGTTCTCATGAAGTGTTCTCTGGAGAAATTGATGTTCGACTAGCCGATAGGAATTGTGCAATTGTTGTTTTCTGGGCTCCTGGCTTTGCTGAGAGATTTTTGGAGGTAATGAATTCTGGTGGAACAAACTGCGAGCCTATCAAGGACATGATCTCAGAAGGTCTCAGAGCTGCATGCTATAGAACTTATAAAAGAGTCTGTGAACTCAGTATATGGGAACCTTCTTTGGCAGATGCTCTAGAAAAAGCCTTGGAAGAAGCTTCAGATCTTCCAGAAGCTAACTCAGAAGAAGAGCTACCAGCAATCTGCTGGGACAATGATGAGTTGACCAACCTTGATGACCTTTGA
- the LOC113703500 gene encoding poly(A)-specific ribonuclease PARN-like isoform X1, whose product MLLQRRLLCTQVPKRSIHPTHHQNSNLNNKKWAIKQVTKSNFAEALEEIKTHIFNSDFIAVSLQKTGAFSSPWQKVLPFDTAEVAYLKAKYAAERYNFHLFPRDELKMGMPSYSFFCQSSYLTAMAREGFDFNACIYDGISYLSRAQELAAKDRTGNPLPRSYMKPSQSPTVYSVADSMFVDRIKSRIKIWKSTCQDSEKKTEDDLISTLRKIVSGGEVFGSRPSLSIDICSERQVQLILEMLHEFTDLVPLLVPAKGGGSQAIRVVLTSSNEDKNVFEKELQLMEEEHNMQVRGFREVVDLISTSQKPVVAHNAINEFAFIHSKFIAPLPSTVDEFRSSLCSVFSHIVDVNHLMREIGPLNKVNNLPAAILYLKRRFTRPLHMEIPQHIDGDEVRVHGRDVLRISELFAKLCLILRIVPESPEADYSTSSSTLECYANVFNPCFISSSDLLDDDVNISTEKTRRISVANLVFLWGFRGMMSARKLKSLLKGSHEVFSGEIDVRLADRNCAIVVFWAPGFAERFLEVMNSGGTNCEPIKDMISEGLRAACYRTYKRVCELSIWEPSLADALEKALEEASDLPEANSEEELPAICWDNDELTNLDDL is encoded by the exons ATGTTGTTGCAGAGACGCCTTCTCTGCACCCAAGTTCCAAAACGTTCAATCCACCCAACCCACCATCAAAACTCTAATCTCAACAACAAGAAATGGgcgataaagcaagtaacaaaaTCCAACTTCGCAGAGGCGTTAGAGGAGATCAAAACCCACATCTTTAATTCTGATTTTATTGCTGTTTCTTTGCAAAAGACTGGTGCTTTTTCATCTCCTTGGCAAAAAGTTTTGCCCTTTGATACTGCTGAGGTTGCTTACCTTAAGGCTAAGTATGCAGCCGAGAG GTACAATTTTCATTTGTTCCCCAGGGATGAGTTAAAAATGGGGATGCCTTCTTACAGCTTTTTCTGTCAATCATCGTACTTAACCGCTATGGCTCGAGAAGGTTTTGATTTTAATGCCTGCATATATGATG GCATATCATACTTATCGAGAGCTCAAGAATTAGCTGCAAAAGATAGGACTGGAAACCCATTGCCTAGAAGCTATATGAAACCGTCTCAATCTCCTACAGTATATTCTGTTGCTGATTCTATGTTTGTAGACAGGATTAAATCTCGAATTAAAATCTGGAAAAGTACATGTCAAGATTCAGAAAAGAAGACTGAAG ATGACTTGATTAGTACTTTGAGAAAAATAGTCTCAGGAGGTGAAGTGTTTGGCTCAAGACCAAGCTTGAGCATAGATATCTGCAGTGAACGTCAAGTGCAGCTTATACTGGAG ATGTTACATGAGTTTACTGATCTTGTGCCATTATTGGTTCCAGCAAAGGGAGGTGGTAGCCAGGCTATTCGGGTTGTTTTGACCAGTTCAAACGAGGACAAAAACGTTTTTGAG AAGGAACTACAACTCATGGAAGAGGAACATAATATGCAGGTTCGTGGGTTCAGGGAGGTTGTCGATTTGATTTCCACTTCTCAGAAGCCAGTCGTAGCCCATAATGCTATCAATG AATTTGCATTTATCCATTCAAAGTTCATAGCTCCATTGCCTTCAACAGTAGATGAATTTAGGAGTTCCTTGTGTTCAGTGTTTTCTCATATAGTTGATGTCAACCATCTTATGAGGGAAATTGGTCCTCTGAATAAAGTAAACAACCTACCTGCAGCAATTTTATATTTGAAAAGAAGGTTCACTAGGCCGCTACACATGGAGATTCCTCAACATA TTGATGGAGATGAAGTCAGGGTTCATGGGCGTGATGTTCTAAGGATAAGTGAGTTATTTGCCAAGCTCTGTTTAATATTGAGAATTGTTCCAGAATCTCCGGAAGCTGATTATTCCACTTCCTCCTCCACCCTTGAATGCTATGCAAATGTCTTCAATCCTTGCTTCATCAGTTCATCAGATCTTTTAGATGATGATGTAAACATTTCAACTGAAAAAACTAGAAGAATTAGTGTTGCAAATTTGGTGTTCTTGTGGGGATTTAGAGGTATGATGTCAGCTCGCAAGCTGAAGAGCCTGCTTAAAGGTTCTCATGAAGTGTTCTCTGGAGAAATTGATGTTCGACTAGCCGATAGGAATTGTGCAATTGTTGTTTTCTGGGCTCCTGGCTTTGCTGAGAGATTTTTGGAGGTAATGAATTCTGGTGGAACAAACTGCGAGCCTATCAAGGACATGATCTCAGAAGGTCTCAGAGCTGCATGCTATAGAACTTATAAAAGAGTCTGTGAACTCAGTATATGGGAACCTTCTTTGGCAGATGCTCTAGAAAAAGCCTTGGAAGAAGCTTCAGATCTTCCAGAAGCTAACTCAGAAGAAGAGCTACCAGCAATCTGCTGGGACAATGATGAGTTGACCAACCTTGATGACCTTTGA
- the LOC113703501 gene encoding secretory carrier-associated membrane protein 4-like isoform X1: MNRSSDPNPFDEEEQEVNPFSVTATKGNAAPGSKSRVPQFVSNTLGFGPKHDATVDIPLDSMNDSKKKQKELADWEADIKRRERDIKRREDAVASAGVPADDRNWPPFFPIIHHDIANEIPVHAQRLQYLAFASWLGIVLCLVFNVIAVTVCWIRGGGVKIFFLSIIYALIGCPLSYVLWYRPLYRAMRTDSAFKFGWFFLCYLIHIGFCILAAIAPPIVFHGRSLTGILAAIDVFSDHVLVGIFYLVGFGLFCLESLLSLWVVQKVYMYFRGHK; encoded by the exons ATGAATCGGAGTAGCGATCCAAATCCATTTGATGAAGAAGAGCAAGAAGTCAATCCGTTTTCGGTAACCGCCACT AAGGGTAATGCTGCTCCTGGATCAAAGTCGCGTGTTCCTCAATTTGTCAGCAATACTCTGGGTTTTGGCCCAAAACATGACGCGACTGTTGATATACCCTTGGACTCAATGAAT GATTCAAAGAAAAAACAGAAGGAGCTTGCTGATTGGGAAGCAGATATTAAAAGGAGGGAAAGG GATATCAAACGCAGAGAAGATGCTGTTGCCAGTG CTGGTGTCCCCGCTGATGACAGAAATTGGCCTCCCTTTTTTCCTATTATTCATCATGATATAGCCAATGAAATCCCTGTTCATGCTCAGAGGTTGCAGTATTTAGCTTTTGCTAGTTGGTTAG GAATCGTTCTTTGCCTCGTGTTTAATGTTATCGCAGTGACTGTTTGTTGGATAAGGGGTGGTG GtgtcaaaattttcttcctttctataATCTATGCCTTGATTGGTTGTCCCCTATCATATGTTCTTTGGTACAGGCCTCTGTATCGGGCAATGAG GACTGATAGTGCTTTCAAGTTTGGTTGGTTTTTCCTGTGTTACTTG ATCCACATTGGCTTTTGCATATTGGCAGCTATTGCTCCTCCAATTGTTTTCCATGGGAGATCACTAAC GGGCATCCTTGCAGCAATTGATGTCTTTTCTGACCATGTATTGGTGGGG ATTTTCTACCTGGTCGGCTTTGGCTTGTTTTGCTTAGAATCATTGCTAAGCTTGTGGGTAGTTCAG
- the LOC113703501 gene encoding secretory carrier-associated membrane protein 4-like isoform X2: MNRSSDPNPFDEEEQEVNPFSKGNAAPGSKSRVPQFVSNTLGFGPKHDATVDIPLDSMNDSKKKQKELADWEADIKRRERDIKRREDAVASAGVPADDRNWPPFFPIIHHDIANEIPVHAQRLQYLAFASWLGIVLCLVFNVIAVTVCWIRGGGVKIFFLSIIYALIGCPLSYVLWYRPLYRAMRTDSAFKFGWFFLCYLIHIGFCILAAIAPPIVFHGRSLTGILAAIDVFSDHVLVGIFYLVGFGLFCLESLLSLWVVQKVYMYFRGHK, from the exons ATGAATCGGAGTAGCGATCCAAATCCATTTGATGAAGAAGAGCAAGAAGTCAATCCGTTTTCG AAGGGTAATGCTGCTCCTGGATCAAAGTCGCGTGTTCCTCAATTTGTCAGCAATACTCTGGGTTTTGGCCCAAAACATGACGCGACTGTTGATATACCCTTGGACTCAATGAAT GATTCAAAGAAAAAACAGAAGGAGCTTGCTGATTGGGAAGCAGATATTAAAAGGAGGGAAAGG GATATCAAACGCAGAGAAGATGCTGTTGCCAGTG CTGGTGTCCCCGCTGATGACAGAAATTGGCCTCCCTTTTTTCCTATTATTCATCATGATATAGCCAATGAAATCCCTGTTCATGCTCAGAGGTTGCAGTATTTAGCTTTTGCTAGTTGGTTAG GAATCGTTCTTTGCCTCGTGTTTAATGTTATCGCAGTGACTGTTTGTTGGATAAGGGGTGGTG GtgtcaaaattttcttcctttctataATCTATGCCTTGATTGGTTGTCCCCTATCATATGTTCTTTGGTACAGGCCTCTGTATCGGGCAATGAG GACTGATAGTGCTTTCAAGTTTGGTTGGTTTTTCCTGTGTTACTTG ATCCACATTGGCTTTTGCATATTGGCAGCTATTGCTCCTCCAATTGTTTTCCATGGGAGATCACTAAC GGGCATCCTTGCAGCAATTGATGTCTTTTCTGACCATGTATTGGTGGGG ATTTTCTACCTGGTCGGCTTTGGCTTGTTTTGCTTAGAATCATTGCTAAGCTTGTGGGTAGTTCAG